One Pristiophorus japonicus isolate sPriJap1 chromosome X, sPriJap1.hap1, whole genome shotgun sequence genomic region harbors:
- the LOC139240848 gene encoding keratin, type II cytoskeletal 8-like has translation MQSSRTKTIISSSSGGWGGSGSSRSAGISGSFTPGRRAYSMVQSPGTRMSISQGHSSIRGFGSSIGSGRVFGSGRASGRAFGGSIGGGLIQAVSQLDLSTPFPQNDTSLQQVRANERQQMMGLNNQFASFIDKVVFLEQRNKELEIKLKLMKEQGTYKSNIDSMFQAYIDNLKRQLDTLGQEKLKFEADLLQMQGLVEDFKGKYEDEINRRTEMENEFVLVKKDVDDSYMNKVELEAKLESLTDEIDFLRSIFIEEINELQAQIQNTSVSVQLACRPALDVNSIVNEAKAQYQALAARSREEALQWKANKMQELSNSSGQYGDDLRSLKLEITELNNRIRSLTTEIDRLKQERLKLEAAIGEAEERGEMSLKDAKLRIQELEAAIVKASQELAIQVRQYQELMTVKLALDLEISTYGTLLQGEEQRMITGVKTLNIQQVQGQGQFQQFNDTSKALTGFGLETSMIGHQQSGGSIGMGGNKSVIVKSVQMSSSGYTA, from the exons ATGCAAAGCAGCAGGACGAAAACCATTATCTCCAGTTCCAGCGGTGGATGGGGCGGGAGCGGGAGCTCGAGATCCGCCGGCATAAGCGGCTCATTTACCCCAGGGAGACGCGCATACAGTATGGTCCAATCTCCCGGGACGAGAATGTCAATCTCTCAGGGCCACAGTAGCATCAGAGGTTTCGGTAGCAGTATCGGTAGCGGTCGCGTTTTCGGAAGCGGTCGCGCTAGCGGTCGCGCTTTCGGTGGCAGTATCGGTGGCGGGTTGATCCAAGCAGTCTCTCAGCTtgacctgagtacccctttccccCAAAATGACACCAGCCTGCAACAGGTCCGGGCGAATGAGAGGCAGCAGATGATGGGGCTCAACAACCAGTTCGCCAGTTTCATCGACAAG GTtgttttcttggaacagagaaATAAGGAACTGGAGATCAAACTGAAACTTATGAAAGAACAGGGAACTTACAAATCCAACATCGACAGCATGTTCCAGGCTTACATTGACAACCTCAAAAGGCAACTGGATACTCTTGGGCAGGAGAAGCTGAAGTTCGAGGCTGATCTTCTGCAAATGCAAGGTCTCGTTGAGGACTTTAAGGGCAA GTATGAAGATGAAATTAACAGGCGCACAGAAATGGAAAATGAGTTTGTCCTGGTCAAGAAG GACGTCGACGACTCTTACATGAACAAGGTAGAACTGGAAGCGAAACTGGAAAGCCTCACCGATGAAATCGACTTCCTCAGATCAATCTTTATAGAG GAAATCAATGAGCTACAAGCACAGATTCAGAACACTTCTGTCTCCGTGCAATTGGCTTGCAGACCCGCTCTGGACGTCAACAGCATCGTGAATGAAGCCAAAGCGCAGTACCAAGCACTCGCAGCGAGAAGCCGTGAGGAAGCGCTTCAATGGAAAGCGAACAAG ATGCAGGAACTGTCCAATTCATCTGGACAATACGGCGACGACCTCCGTTCGTTGAAATTAGAAATAACTGAGCTGAACAATCGTATCCGGTCACTGACTACTGAAATCGACCGTCTTAAACAGGAG CGTCTCAAACTGGAAGCTGCAATCGGAGAAGCCGAGGAACGCGGAGAGATGTCCCTCAAAGACGCCAAGCTTAGGATTCAAGAGCTGGAAGCTGCCATCGTCAAAGCAAGCCAGGAGTTGGCCATCCAAGTCCGCCAATATCAGGAACTGATGACTGTCAAGCTGGCTCTGGATCTTGAAATTTCCACCTACGGAACTCTACTGCAGGGAGAGGAGCAGAG GATGATAACTGGGGTAAAAACCCTGAACATCCAGCAAGTACAGGGACAGG GTCAATTTCAGCAGTTTAATGACACGAGTAAGGCATTGACTGGATTTGGCCTGGAAACCTCTATGATCGGTCATCAGCAATCTGGCGGCAGTATTGGTATGGGAGGTAACAAAAGCGTGATTGTGAAATCAGTGCAGATGAGCAGCAGTGGATATACAGCTTGA